Proteins encoded by one window of Nasonia vitripennis strain AsymCx chromosome 5, Nvit_psr_1.1, whole genome shotgun sequence:
- the LOC100122812 gene encoding apoptosis-inducing factor 3 isoform X1 encodes MGGSNCKSFSPKHINTSKVRSSESFSSRSNGDDRPAGNGQCKQAAGKTENTDYIEDVVCKETDIQENEMKTLPLGEEGGKILLIKQKGELHAIGTKCTHYGALLHTGALGEGRVRCPWHGACFNIKNGDIEDYPGLDSLPCYKVSVGDGQIRVRAKRSELLANKRTKGMCKLKQNYPETVVVVGGGPAGATCVETLRQEGFQGRILMVCREDVLPYDRVKVSKTIDFDVQKALLRPQSFYNEHNIETKLGNAAISLNVNRQIVTLSDGEELHYNHLFIATGCKPKRPDFPGVNLKNIYVMRDYTDSQGVNKELGSDKHVVCFGLGFVGMEAAAYCIDKVASVTVIGRSPTPFKSVFGEEIGNRVRKEFESKGIKFISDSGIDKFIPREDHPDVVSKVELKDGRQLPADIVILGIGSTLYTDWMKDSGVTMLDDGSIEVDKYLRTNVPNVYAGGDIAYAPIYSAGISATIGHYPLAHYHGKIAAINICKKVTPLQAVPFFWTTLFGKSYRYAGYGTPERIKVHGSLEDFKFFAYYFKDGKVIAMSSVGRDPIVADFANLLYEGKSLTEEEVEKDPIGWIRSKPKDLQASIKPDTQTQQ; translated from the exons ATGGGCGGCAGCAACTGCAAGAGCTTCTCACCGAAGCACATCAACACCAGTAAGGTCCGCTCGTCCGAGTCCTTCTCCAGCAGGTCCAACGGCGATGATCGACCGGCTGGTAATGGCCAGTGCAAACAAGCTGCAG GTAAGACAGAGAATACAGACTACATCGAAGATGTTGTCTGCAAGGAGACGGACATCCAAGAAAACGAGATGAAGACTCTTCCTCTTGGCGAGGAAGGAGGCAAGATATTGCTGATCAAGCAGAAAGGAGAGCTGCATGCTATTGGCACCAAGTGTACGCACTATGGTGCCTTGTTGCATACCGGAGCTTTGGGAGAGGGAAGAGTCAGGTGTCCCTGGCACGGAGCTTGCTTCAACATCAAGAATGGAGATATCGAGGATTACCCTGGACTAGATTCTCTGCCGTGCTACAAA GTCTCTGTTGGTGATGGCCAAATCAGAGTCAGGGCAAAGCGCTCAGAACTTTTGGCTAACAAGAGAACAAAGGGCATGTGCAAACTGAAACAAAATTATCCCGAAACTGTTGTTGTAGTCGGTGGAGGACCTGCAGGTGCCACTTGCGTTGAAACTCTCAGGCAAGAGGGTTTCCAGGGACGTATACTGATGGTTTGCAGAGAAGATGTTCTACCTTATGATCGAGTTAAGGTTTCTAAAACCATAGATTTTGATGTACAGAAAGCTTTATTGAGGCCTCAGTCTTTCTACAACGAACACAATATTGAAACTAAATTGGGAAATGCTGCAATTAGCTTGAATGTAAACAGACAGATAGTTACTCTGAGTGATGGCGAAGAGTTGCACTATAACCACTTATTTATAGCCACAGGCTGCAAACCCAAGAGACCAGATTTTCCAGGGGTAAATTTAAAGAATATTTATGTGATGAGAGATTACACAGATTCCCAAGGTGTAAATAAAGAACTAGGAAGCGATAAGCATGTTGTGTGCTTTGGCTTGGGATTTGTTGGTATGGAAGCCGCGGCTTATTGCATAGACAAAGTTGCATCGGTAACAGTAATTGGACGATCTCCTACACCATTCAAGTCTGTATTTGGCGAAGAAATAGGAAATAGAGTGAGGAAGGAATTTGAAAGCAAAG gaattaaattcatatctgACAGTGGTATTGACAAATTTATACCAAGGGAAGATCATCCAGATGTTGTAAGCAAAGTTGAGCTAAAAGATGGAAGACAGTTACCAGCTGATATTGTTATATTAGGTATTGGTTCAACTCTGTACACCGACTGGATGAAAGATTCAGGGGTAACAATGTTAGATGATGGCAGTATAGAAGTAGACAAG TATCTGAGAACAAACGTACCAAATGTCTATGCTGGAGGTGACATCGCATATGCACCAATTTACTCTGCTGGAATCTCAGCAACAATTGGACACTACCCCTTAGCCCATTATCATGGGAAAATAGCAGCgataaatatttgcaaaaaagtgacACCATTGCAGGCTGTGCCTTTCTTTTGGACAACGTTATTTGGAAAAAGCTATCGTTATGCTG GATACGGTACACCAGAAAGAATCAAAGTTCATGGATCTTTGgaagatttcaaatttttcgcgTATTACTTTAAGGATGGCAAAGTTATAGCCATGAGCAGTGTAGGTAGGGATCCGATTGTGGCCGATTTTGCAAACTTACTCTACGAAGGTAAATCCTTAACAGAAGAGGAAGTTGAGAAGGATCCAATTGGTTGGATACGCAGCAAACCAAAGGATCTTCAAGCTTCTATCAAACCAGACACTCAGACGCAAcaatga
- the LOC100122812 gene encoding apoptosis-inducing factor 3 isoform X2, whose amino-acid sequence MSDKRRSNENSPACSPRKVNKKSTRANVPSCNCARKTENTDYIEDVVCKETDIQENEMKTLPLGEEGGKILLIKQKGELHAIGTKCTHYGALLHTGALGEGRVRCPWHGACFNIKNGDIEDYPGLDSLPCYKVSVGDGQIRVRAKRSELLANKRTKGMCKLKQNYPETVVVVGGGPAGATCVETLRQEGFQGRILMVCREDVLPYDRVKVSKTIDFDVQKALLRPQSFYNEHNIETKLGNAAISLNVNRQIVTLSDGEELHYNHLFIATGCKPKRPDFPGVNLKNIYVMRDYTDSQGVNKELGSDKHVVCFGLGFVGMEAAAYCIDKVASVTVIGRSPTPFKSVFGEEIGNRVRKEFESKGIKFISDSGIDKFIPREDHPDVVSKVELKDGRQLPADIVILGIGSTLYTDWMKDSGVTMLDDGSIEVDKYLRTNVPNVYAGGDIAYAPIYSAGISATIGHYPLAHYHGKIAAINICKKVTPLQAVPFFWTTLFGKSYRYAGYGTPERIKVHGSLEDFKFFAYYFKDGKVIAMSSVGRDPIVADFANLLYEGKSLTEEEVEKDPIGWIRSKPKDLQASIKPDTQTQQ is encoded by the exons ATGTCAGACAAGAGAAGGAGCAACGAAAACAGTCCAGCTTGTTCGCCTAGGAAAGTCAATAAAAAATCCACACGTGCCAATGTTCCCAGTTGTAACTGTGCTC GTAAGACAGAGAATACAGACTACATCGAAGATGTTGTCTGCAAGGAGACGGACATCCAAGAAAACGAGATGAAGACTCTTCCTCTTGGCGAGGAAGGAGGCAAGATATTGCTGATCAAGCAGAAAGGAGAGCTGCATGCTATTGGCACCAAGTGTACGCACTATGGTGCCTTGTTGCATACCGGAGCTTTGGGAGAGGGAAGAGTCAGGTGTCCCTGGCACGGAGCTTGCTTCAACATCAAGAATGGAGATATCGAGGATTACCCTGGACTAGATTCTCTGCCGTGCTACAAA GTCTCTGTTGGTGATGGCCAAATCAGAGTCAGGGCAAAGCGCTCAGAACTTTTGGCTAACAAGAGAACAAAGGGCATGTGCAAACTGAAACAAAATTATCCCGAAACTGTTGTTGTAGTCGGTGGAGGACCTGCAGGTGCCACTTGCGTTGAAACTCTCAGGCAAGAGGGTTTCCAGGGACGTATACTGATGGTTTGCAGAGAAGATGTTCTACCTTATGATCGAGTTAAGGTTTCTAAAACCATAGATTTTGATGTACAGAAAGCTTTATTGAGGCCTCAGTCTTTCTACAACGAACACAATATTGAAACTAAATTGGGAAATGCTGCAATTAGCTTGAATGTAAACAGACAGATAGTTACTCTGAGTGATGGCGAAGAGTTGCACTATAACCACTTATTTATAGCCACAGGCTGCAAACCCAAGAGACCAGATTTTCCAGGGGTAAATTTAAAGAATATTTATGTGATGAGAGATTACACAGATTCCCAAGGTGTAAATAAAGAACTAGGAAGCGATAAGCATGTTGTGTGCTTTGGCTTGGGATTTGTTGGTATGGAAGCCGCGGCTTATTGCATAGACAAAGTTGCATCGGTAACAGTAATTGGACGATCTCCTACACCATTCAAGTCTGTATTTGGCGAAGAAATAGGAAATAGAGTGAGGAAGGAATTTGAAAGCAAAG gaattaaattcatatctgACAGTGGTATTGACAAATTTATACCAAGGGAAGATCATCCAGATGTTGTAAGCAAAGTTGAGCTAAAAGATGGAAGACAGTTACCAGCTGATATTGTTATATTAGGTATTGGTTCAACTCTGTACACCGACTGGATGAAAGATTCAGGGGTAACAATGTTAGATGATGGCAGTATAGAAGTAGACAAG TATCTGAGAACAAACGTACCAAATGTCTATGCTGGAGGTGACATCGCATATGCACCAATTTACTCTGCTGGAATCTCAGCAACAATTGGACACTACCCCTTAGCCCATTATCATGGGAAAATAGCAGCgataaatatttgcaaaaaagtgacACCATTGCAGGCTGTGCCTTTCTTTTGGACAACGTTATTTGGAAAAAGCTATCGTTATGCTG GATACGGTACACCAGAAAGAATCAAAGTTCATGGATCTTTGgaagatttcaaatttttcgcgTATTACTTTAAGGATGGCAAAGTTATAGCCATGAGCAGTGTAGGTAGGGATCCGATTGTGGCCGATTTTGCAAACTTACTCTACGAAGGTAAATCCTTAACAGAAGAGGAAGTTGAGAAGGATCCAATTGGTTGGATACGCAGCAAACCAAAGGATCTTCAAGCTTCTATCAAACCAGACACTCAGACGCAAcaatga